The Eublepharis macularius isolate TG4126 chromosome 3, MPM_Emac_v1.0, whole genome shotgun sequence genome has a window encoding:
- the LOC129326799 gene encoding uncharacterized protein LOC129326799 isoform X3 — protein sequence MPKGKAKGPSKGKQAAKKPAAKRVVPALSSSDEEDGGVPISQILARIAALEKARSVPPATSGGTVRQKSSRLATKSAFRRDILTRLSALEESAGVTAGSSSGDVQAAGEVLEVQEASGTEQAWAEEGGPLALAVEPPVAESAEDTGVVSRRGRLRILICGHSMVFWAAHQAKRTQMGSQLGLSEWATVEWQGRRGLRWPGLMPLLFRERRGLPPHILVIHLGGNDLGLIKGKALSLQAQADLQQICVAWPGVLILWSAILPRRKWREGLDARGMNEARRRANSALLKALGNGLGIYLPHPRIRAAAAHLYRDDGVHLSEAGNELFLEDLRQGLRMAISHLWGARA from the exons ATGCCTAAAGGAAAGGCCAaaggcccatctaagggcaagcaggcTGCCAAaaagcctgctgcaaagcgtgtGGTTCCAGCTTtgtcttcctcagatgaggaggatgggggtgTGCCTATTTCCCAGATTTTGGCACGCATTGCAGCGCTGGAGAAAGCCAGGAGCGTTCCTCCTGCAACATCAGGGGGGACAGTACGTCAGAAATCCAGTCGGCTAGCCACAAAGTCGGCTTTTCGACGCGATATACTCACAcgtctttctgcccttgaggagtCTGCAGGTGTGACGGCTGGCTCGTCGAGCGGTGATGTCCAGGCGGCTGGTGAGGTTTTGGAGGTCCAAGAAGCCAGTGGTACTGAACAGGCCTGGGCGGAAGAAGGTGGGCCGCTTGCATTGGCTGTGGAACCTCCAGTGGCTGAATCTGCTGAAGATACTG gtgttgTGTCTCGCCGTgggaggcttcggatcctcatctgcgggcacagcatggtgttttgggcggcccaccaagccaagaggacgcaGATGGGGTCCCAACTGgggctcagtgagtgggccacggtggaatggcagggccgGCGGGGCCTTAGGTGGCCTGGGTTGATGCCGCTGCTGTTCAGGGAACGGAGGGGGCTCCCTCCTCATATCCTGGTCATCcatctgggtgggaatgacctcggTTTGAtcaagggcaaggccctttccttgCAGGCACAGGCGGATTTGCAGCAGATATGCGTGGcatggcctggtgtcctgattttGTGGTCGGCGATTTTGCCACGTCGTAAGTGGCGTGAAGGTCTTGACGCCCGGGGTATGAATGAGGCAAGACGCAGGGCTAATAGTGCTCTTTTAAAAGCTCTGGGTaatgggttggggatttatttgccccaccccagaatacgggctgctgctgcccacctctACAGGGATGACGGAGTTCACCTCTCAGAGGCAGGTAACGAACTTTTTCTCGAAgatttacggcaagggctcaggatggccataagccacctgtggggagcaagggcctaa
- the LOC129326799 gene encoding uncharacterized protein LOC129326799 isoform X2, whose protein sequence is MSRRLVRFWRSKKPVVLNRPGRKKVGRLHWLWNLQWLNLLKILGYTEFSGTAWMQYDEEFRMRAALNPAMQWDRIHQQLWLQGFEFGFRIPFRGNRVPFMSPNLKSVVGMEEVVRAKIAKECAEGRVLGPFPSPPVPCLRVSPLGVVPKKAAGEFRLIHHLSYPRGSSVNDAIPEHLCSVRYTSFDQAVKVVRRCGVGAEMAKCDIKSAFRLLPVHPDDFELLGFSFEGQFYMDRALPMGCSISCASFERFSSFLEWALKHRLRCFDACHYLDDYLFVGPEGSGQCARLLAGFIALAEELGVPLAHEKTEGPVTVLTFLGIELDTRQQASRLPVEKLRDLRARLASFQGKRKVSLLELQQLVGHLNFACRVVAPGRAFLRRLCEAMSKASKPNHRIRITRDMRADIQVWEDFLGSFNGVSFWREDVLLEAELQVTSDASGSTGFGVYFRGHWCAEQWPAEWAGQGLTRDLTFLEFFPILVAVCLWGKDLANHSVHFWCDNMAVVQVVNSLSSKSRRVMRLVRVFTLQCLRLNILFRAKHVPGVSNCITDALSRLQMARFRQLAPEADLQPALMPQFLWQIGEQKRAGPFV, encoded by the exons ATGTCCAGGCGGCTGGTGAGGTTTTGGAGGTCCAAGAAGCCAGTGGTACTGAACAGGCCTGGGCGGAAGAAGGTGGGCCGCTTGCATTGGCTGTGGAACCTCCAGTGGCTGAATCTGCTGAAGATACTG GGCTATACGGAGTTCTCGGGCACAGCCTGGATGCAAtatgacgaggagttccgtatgagGGCGGCCCTCAACCCAGCTATGcagtgggaccgcattcaccagcagctgtggctgcag GGTTTTGAGTTCGGTTTTCGAATTCCGTTCCGTGGCAATAGGGTCCCCTTCATGTCCCCCAACTTGAAGTCTGTGGTGGGTATGGAGGAAGTGGTACGGGCAAAAATTGCCAAGGAATGTGCGGAGGGCCGGGTGTTGGgcccatttccctcccccccagtTCCTTGCTTGCGGGTTTCTCCGCTGGGTGTGGTGCCCAAAAAGGCAGCTGGTGAGTTCCgtctgatccaccacctgtcttaTCCCAGAGGTAGCTCGGTTaacgatgccattccagagcatcTTTGTTCAGTGCGCTACACttcatttgaccaggcggtcaaggtggtgcggcGATGTGGGGTAGGTGCGGAGATGGcgaagtgcgacattaagtcggctttTCGCCTTCTACCGGTTCACCCCGACGACTTCGAGCTCCTGGGATTCTCCTTTGAGGGTcagttttacatggatagggcgctccctatgggctgctctaTTTCATGTGCTTCGTTTGAGCGGTTTAGCTCGTTCCTTGAGTGGGCATTGAAGCATCGGTTGCGATGCTTTGatgcctgtcattatttagatgattaccTTTTCGTGGGACCGGAGGGATCAGGACAGTGTGCCCGTTTATTAGCGGGCTTTATTGCCCtagctgaggaactgggggtcCCCTTAGCCCATGAAAAGACAGAGGGTCCAGTTACTGTTTTGACCTTTCTGGGCATTGAGTTAGACACTAGGCAGCAAGCTTCCCGTTTGCCTGTGGAGAAACTACGGGACTTGCGTGCCCGTCTGGCATCGTTCCAGGGGAAACGTAAAGTTTCTCTCTTGGAGCTTCAGCAACTAGTagggcatttgaattttgcctgtcGTGTGGTTGCTCCGGGAAGGGCATTTCTTAGACGCCTGTGTGAGGCAATGAGTAAGGCCAGTAAGCCTAATCATAGAATACGTATTACTAGAGACATGCGGGCGGATATACAAGTCTGGGAGGACTTCTTGGGCTCGTTTAATGGCGTCTCTTTTTGGAGAGAGGATGTGCTGCTTGAAGCAGAGCTTCAGGTTACTTCAGATGCATCCGGGTCTACTGGTTTTGGTGTATATTTtcgtgggcactggtgtgcggagcAGTGGCCTGCGGAGTGGGCAGGTCAGGGGCTCACCAGAGACCTGACATTCCTTgagttctttcccatccttgtaGCGGTTTGTTTGTGGGGGAAGGACCTTGCGAACCActctgtgcacttttggtgcgataatatggctgtGGTCCAAGTTgttaactccctttcatccaaatcacgCAGGGTAATGAGGTTAGTCAGGGTTTTTACACTGCAGTGTTTGCGATTGAATATACTGTTTAGAGCAAAGCACGTCCCAGGGGTGAGCAACTGCATcacggacgctttgtctcgcttgcagatggcgcgatttcgacagcttgcccccgaagCCGATTTGCAGCCGGCTCTGATGCCGCAATTTCTGTGGCAGATTGGAGAGCAGAAGCGTGCAGGGCCATTCGTTTAG
- the LOC129326799 gene encoding uncharacterized protein LOC129326799 isoform X1 has translation MVPFNALPFGDTALPLGDHLTQATREKILRGEYVDIFTLLFRELEKKDKEDLDERDKEKLKRRKVDRNWHNWLPGMFIYAGVIARAQPWRAAPLFQYMDIIYKGYTEFSGTAWMQYDEEFRMRAALNPAMQWDRIHQQLWLQGFEFGFRIPFRGNRVPFMSPNLKSVVGMEEVVRAKIAKECAEGRVLGPFPSPPVPCLRVSPLGVVPKKAAGEFRLIHHLSYPRGSSVNDAIPEHLCSVRYTSFDQAVKVVRRCGVGAEMAKCDIKSAFRLLPVHPDDFELLGFSFEGQFYMDRALPMGCSISCASFERFSSFLEWALKHRLRCFDACHYLDDYLFVGPEGSGQCARLLAGFIALAEELGVPLAHEKTEGPVTVLTFLGIELDTRQQASRLPVEKLRDLRARLASFQGKRKVSLLELQQLVGHLNFACRVVAPGRAFLRRLCEAMSKASKPNHRIRITRDMRADIQVWEDFLGSFNGVSFWREDVLLEAELQVTSDASGSTGFGVYFRGHWCAEQWPAEWAGQGLTRDLTFLEFFPILVAVCLWGKDLANHSVHFWCDNMAVVQVVNSLSSKSRRVMRLVRVFTLQCLRLNILFRAKHVPGVSNCITDALSRLQMARFRQLAPEADLQPALMPQFLWQIGEQKRAGPFV, from the exons ATGGTCCCCTTTAATGCATTGCCATTTGGCGATACGGCTCTTCCCTTGGGAGATCATTTAACTCAAGCCACTAGGGAGAAAATCCTACGTGGTGAATATGTagacatctttacccttctctttagggaactagagaagaaggataaggaagatTTAGATGAGCGTGATAAAGAAAAGCTGAAGCGTAGAAAGGTGGATAGGAATTGGCATAATTGGCTGCCTGGAATGTTCATTTATGCGGGTGTCATTGCTCGGGCGCAGCCCTGGCGGGCAGCTCCGCTTTTTCAATATATGGATATTATTTACAAGGGCTATACGGAGTTCTCGGGCACAGCCTGGATGCAAtatgacgaggagttccgtatgagGGCGGCCCTCAACCCAGCTATGcagtgggaccgcattcaccagcagctgtggctgcag GGTTTTGAGTTCGGTTTTCGAATTCCGTTCCGTGGCAATAGGGTCCCCTTCATGTCCCCCAACTTGAAGTCTGTGGTGGGTATGGAGGAAGTGGTACGGGCAAAAATTGCCAAGGAATGTGCGGAGGGCCGGGTGTTGGgcccatttccctcccccccagtTCCTTGCTTGCGGGTTTCTCCGCTGGGTGTGGTGCCCAAAAAGGCAGCTGGTGAGTTCCgtctgatccaccacctgtcttaTCCCAGAGGTAGCTCGGTTaacgatgccattccagagcatcTTTGTTCAGTGCGCTACACttcatttgaccaggcggtcaaggtggtgcggcGATGTGGGGTAGGTGCGGAGATGGcgaagtgcgacattaagtcggctttTCGCCTTCTACCGGTTCACCCCGACGACTTCGAGCTCCTGGGATTCTCCTTTGAGGGTcagttttacatggatagggcgctccctatgggctgctctaTTTCATGTGCTTCGTTTGAGCGGTTTAGCTCGTTCCTTGAGTGGGCATTGAAGCATCGGTTGCGATGCTTTGatgcctgtcattatttagatgattaccTTTTCGTGGGACCGGAGGGATCAGGACAGTGTGCCCGTTTATTAGCGGGCTTTATTGCCCtagctgaggaactgggggtcCCCTTAGCCCATGAAAAGACAGAGGGTCCAGTTACTGTTTTGACCTTTCTGGGCATTGAGTTAGACACTAGGCAGCAAGCTTCCCGTTTGCCTGTGGAGAAACTACGGGACTTGCGTGCCCGTCTGGCATCGTTCCAGGGGAAACGTAAAGTTTCTCTCTTGGAGCTTCAGCAACTAGTagggcatttgaattttgcctgtcGTGTGGTTGCTCCGGGAAGGGCATTTCTTAGACGCCTGTGTGAGGCAATGAGTAAGGCCAGTAAGCCTAATCATAGAATACGTATTACTAGAGACATGCGGGCGGATATACAAGTCTGGGAGGACTTCTTGGGCTCGTTTAATGGCGTCTCTTTTTGGAGAGAGGATGTGCTGCTTGAAGCAGAGCTTCAGGTTACTTCAGATGCATCCGGGTCTACTGGTTTTGGTGTATATTTtcgtgggcactggtgtgcggagcAGTGGCCTGCGGAGTGGGCAGGTCAGGGGCTCACCAGAGACCTGACATTCCTTgagttctttcccatccttgtaGCGGTTTGTTTGTGGGGGAAGGACCTTGCGAACCActctgtgcacttttggtgcgataatatggctgtGGTCCAAGTTgttaactccctttcatccaaatcacgCAGGGTAATGAGGTTAGTCAGGGTTTTTACACTGCAGTGTTTGCGATTGAATATACTGTTTAGAGCAAAGCACGTCCCAGGGGTGAGCAACTGCATcacggacgctttgtctcgcttgcagatggcgcgatttcgacagcttgcccccgaagCCGATTTGCAGCCGGCTCTGATGCCGCAATTTCTGTGGCAGATTGGAGAGCAGAAGCGTGCAGGGCCATTCGTTTAG